The following coding sequences lie in one Anolis carolinensis isolate JA03-04 unplaced genomic scaffold, rAnoCar3.1.pri scaffold_11, whole genome shotgun sequence genomic window:
- the tlnrd1 gene encoding talin rod domain-containing protein 1: MASSGSGKSTSEVSAPSGSALQRKKLTSICDHCKVKMQLVADLLLLSSESRPVNTESLSVFGESFEKCRDTIIARTKGLSILTHDVQSHLNMGRFTEVGEILTEIADLVVSLTECSAHAAYLAAIETPGAQPALPGLVDRYKVTRCKHEVEHACSVLKTTPLADLSPQLLLEVSQNMSKNLKFLTDSCVAASEKSKDRFAKEQFKLSVKCMSTSASALLACVKEVKTSPSELTRSRCVLFSGPLVQSVCALVGFATEPPFLGKAAAINPEGKVVQTAILGGAMSVVSACVLLTQCLRDIAQHTESGSKVTECRERLRNSACAVSDGCNLLSQALRERSSPRTLPPANSNSVN; this comes from the coding sequence ATGGCTAGCAGTGGCTCTGGCAAGTCTACCAGCGAGGTATCAGCTCCCAGTGGCAGCGCGTTGCAGAGGAAGAAGCTGACGTCCATCTGTGACCACTGCAAGGTCAAGATGCAACTGGTGGCCGATTTGCTCCTCTTGTCCAGCGAGAGCCGGCCGGTCAACACAGAGAGCCTGTCTGTATTTGGGGAGTCCTTTGAGAAATGCCGGGACACCATCATCGCCCGGACGAAGGGCCTCTCGATCCTGACCCACGATGTCCAGAGCCACCTGAACATGGGCCGCTTCACCGAAGTGGGGGAGATCCTAACAGAGATTGCCGATTTGGTGGTCTCCTTGACCGAGTGCTCGGCCCACGCCGCTTACTTGGCAGCCATAGAGACGCCAGGTGCCCAGCCGGCTCTGCCTGGGCTGGTGGACCGCTACAAAGTGACCAGGTGCAAGCACGAGGTGGAGCATGCATGCAGCGTCTTGAAGACCACCCCCTTGGCAGACCTGAGCCCGCAGCTACTGCTGGAGGTTTCTCAGAACATGTCCAAGAACTTGAAGTTCCTGACGGACTCCTGTGTCGCGGCCAGCGAGAAATCCAAGGATAGGTTCGCCAAGGAGCAGTTCAAGCTCAGCGTCAAGTGCATGAGCACCAGCGCTTCGGCCCTCTTGGCCTGCGTCAAGGAGGTCAAGACTTCGCCCAGTGAGTTGACCCGCAGTCGGTGCGTCCTGTTTAGCGGGCCCTTGGTGCAGTCGGTCTGTGCCCTCGTCGGCTTCGCCACCGAGCCTCCGTTCTTGGGCAAAGCGGCCGCCATCAATCCGGAGGGCAAAGTGGTGCAGACGGCCATTTTGGGAGGCGCCATGAGCGTAGTCTCTGCGTGCGTCCTTCTCACTCAATGCCTCAGGGATATCGCCCAACATACCGAGAGTGGCTCCAAGGTGACCGAATGCAGGGAACGGTTGAGGAACTCGGCTTGCGCCGTCTCCGATGGCTGCAACCTGCTATCTCAGGCACTCCGAGAAAGATCGTCGCCTCGGACTTTACCGCCGGCAAACTCCAATTCTGTGAATTAA
- the mesd gene encoding LRP chaperone MESD, translating into MAAAGRFWGLVVALCVLAASFAAEEPKKPPSKPAKKKDIRDYNDADMARLLEQWEKDDDIEEGDLPEHKRPSAPIDFSKIDPSKPENILKMTKKGKTIMMFATVSGEPTEKETEEITNLWQGSLFNANYDVQRFIVGSNRAIFMLRDGSYAWEIKDFLINQERCADVTLEGQVYPGKGAKEKEKNKNKSRPEKAKKKKDTEKKSETFKDNNHASKPKEDL; encoded by the exons ATGGCGGCCGCCGGCCGTTTTTGGGGCTTAGTCGTGGCCTTGTGCGTTTTGGCCGCCTCTTTCGCCGCCGAGGAGCCCAAGAAACCCCCCTCCAAGCCTGCGAAGAAGAAGGACATTCGGGATTACAATGACGCCGACATGGCGCGGCTGCTGGAGCAGTGGGAG AAAGATGATGATATAGAAGAAGGGGATCTTCCAGAGCATAAGCGCCCATCTGCACCAATAGATTTCTCTAAGATTGACCCCAGCAAGCCTGAGAACATTTTGAAAATGACAAAGAAAGGGAAGACTATTATGATGTTTGCCACAGTGTCTGGGGAGCCTACTGAAAAAGAGACAGAAGAAATTACAAATCTGTGGCAGGGGAGTCTTTTCAATGCCAACTATGATGTACAGAG GTTTATCGTTGGCTCAAATCGCGCCATCTTCATGCTTCGTGATGGAAGCTATGCATGGGAGATCAAAGACTTCCTGATAAATCAAGAGAGGTGTGCTGATGTAACTCTGGAAGGTCAGGTGTACCCTGGCAAAGGAgccaaggagaaagaaaaaaacaaaaataagtcTAGGCCTGAAaaagccaaaaagaaaaaagatactgAAAAGAAATCTGAAACATTCAAAGACAATAATCACGCAAGCAAACCAAAAGAAGATCTATGA